ATATGTGTGCATGGGATTCGTTTCAGTGCGCACGGGACTCAATGGTGTACGTTATCCCATTGACGGcttcttttaataaaaaaaactggtaGTATACAGTAGTTCTGTCGTCGTGAAGGAGAATCATTGGAAATACAACTGGTTGTCTAATAAAGCAAATTCTCCTACACAGCAAGCAAACTCACCGCTTAGCGTAACATTGAGGAAGCATTGAGTGAACGATAAGGGATGTTTTCCTGCTCGGCTGGTGATACAGCGGTACCCTCCGGTATGGCGCGTGGAAACGTTCCTTAACATAAGAATGGATGTGTTCCCATCTCTCAGCACAGCGTAGTCACGGTACTCGGTTGATCGTCTTCTAGGGTCTAATAACTTGCCGTCCTTCATCCAGCGAATCTCAGTGACATTATAAGCATATGCAAGGGGGCAAATCAGCGAGCTGTTGCCATTCACATCTAGGATAACGCTGTTCTCTGATTTGTTACTCGGCAAGGGGGCCACTGCACATGGTACGGTTGCTGGTTCACCTGTTAGAAGAGTTGATCACATGTACTACGGTGACGTATTCAAGAAATGAGATGAAGGGGCGTTGCTAAGGGGGGGGACAGGgtaggcgtgtagctaggggtagAGGGGTCAGTCGTCAACGGAAGCCTAGATTGCGTCTTTCGTTTCAAGTAATCCGACTAAAATTAAGTTAGTTCTTTTCAGACTGGTGTGGCGCTCCCCTTCACACCCCTCCTTAAGAGGAGTGttatatataaaaatgaaaaagttgACTTGATGACTCAAGCCAAGCCGAGTGCAGCTTTAGAATATATCCACGGCTAGACGGCTTCTTTGGCtacaaaatatttatttggACGTGAAGCCTTAAAAAcgtaccccacccccacccctcctcctGTCAAATCTTGCCTGCTTATCGACAGGTGTTCACAGAATGAATCATTTACATCTTTTACAAACTCAGTTATAAAGAATGGATTTTCATGGTATGTTAATTTTAAAGCAAGGTAATAAAACTCGAGAAATGTATACATGTTGTAAGCGTGTCAGTTGTTTGTTAAAAGCGGCGATTTCACAAAGCTAAGCGTCGTTGCCTCTGAAATAAAAAGCCTATGCTACCTGCGAAAGTAAAGATTTTTCGATAGACGATAGACACAATATTCTCTTATAAATCGGAAGGGTCGTGTCCAATTGGTTGCCATAGAAACATTTCCATATATTGTATATCGTCTCGCACTTATACCGTTGAATGAATAATGACCCTGCATACTTTGATATGTCATTTAATCAAGTCAAGATGTGAAAAGCTGCGTATAAAATGAACGTTTGTTACCTCAACATGGTGTTTAGTTGATTTGTTTGAGTTGACAATTTTGTTAAACTTGCCAAAACCTTATGGGAAACAAAATGAATCTAGGAACCTTTGCTGGCTTCTCTCTATTcgaaaggaaaataaaaacatcgcAGATTAACAACTTGTGAAGTCTATTAGTAACATGTATTTGTTTGCTATACACTTATCTTAAACATCTCTGTATTAATATTTTTCGGCCACAAATACTTAAAAAAGATGTTCGCTAACTCATCATTTGAGTAGAATGACTCCATTAACTTACCCTTCACACCGCCAATTACCGCGAGAAGCGCACTGACCACTTTTACAGCGAAAACGGAATTTACTCTACAGGGAAATCCCCTTCGATTTAACATGTAATAACCCTGCCTGGTTCGACATGTGAAGATCATGGCGGCCTTGAACAAACATGGAGCAAgaccaaaatataatatttgatgtttaGCGCCTAAATCTTGATTGACGCCCCAAAATACTCTTTTGCTTGAGTCTCGAGCCAGCTTGCGTCATGATCGGCTCAGGCTTTGGCCATATGTTGGACCATAAGGATACACCTCGAGGTCATCATTATAACCAAAAGCACAACTTTCTCATTCCACAAAACTGCCAGATTTAACTATTACTACCACAGTCTGTGTGCTACACTGAACTGATAAATAgataagttttttttccgcATAATTATCTTTGGATGGCAATATTAAACCAACCAGTTCTGTTGTGTTATATGTCCAATTATGTTTTCGTATTAACAAGTCCCTCCTGTGATGGAACATCGAATCGTTCACGTGAGAGGGTACATCATAGCCGAGTGTTATGAGCCATGGATAGAAATAAGCCGCGGTGGAGTTGAGTGCAGATATTGTATTGGGGATCTCAACTTTTTATAATGGATAATAATGGCGTTTTCCGCTTTAGGCATTCAAAATTGAATAAGTGGTTTGGTGACCTATTTTAGCTTGATTTTCTGTTTTCATGTTTTCAAGAGGGATTGCCAAAGGATGTGACAGAAAATTGAAACATTTCCGTAAGAAGTgcaatatcaaataaaaacacatcCTCAAACAAAACCCACACATAAGtagaaaaacgaaaacaaGACATCCCCAAGCGACGATTCACTCAGAGCACTCTCACGTAATATTCATTCAACTGCACATTTAAAATCTAAATATTCAAATACTTTCGTAGAAAACAAGTGGAAAAGGAAAAAGCGACTTTTCATTGTACATCAGCTATAGTAATACCATTACTTTTTTATCGCATTAAAATGCGAAAGACGACAAAAATCGTTATAAAAGACTCGAACTCAGGTAAATTATCAGAAAGAAGAcgaatttttcttttctgtgaATTTGAGcgttaatttttatttttcttcagAAATGGTCCGTAAGACAAAATGTTTTGTTATCATTAATGAAAGATTATCATAAACATAGCAACCAAAGGGCTCGGAGCGTTTGGTTAATTGCTCGTTTTAGCGCTTGTCGTATCTTATCGTGTTTACTGTTATCTATCGTTGTTGCGGAATTCCATTAAGTGAATGTGAATACGCACAAAAGGCCGGCAGTATAGTAACGCGCACACAAGGGGGAGGCACGAGCTGCGCGCGAACCCCcccttggtggccaaaaaggGGGTCATTTCCTATGGAGGAatcttaaaataatatgcgttttccatatgatatctatgacagcgcacccccctcccctcctcagccaatcctgggtacgcgcctgagtAAACCGTTCGTGACGCAAAAATTCATGTTGTACAAAAGGTATGTGTGTCAACTACAACCAGAAATAACCAAAAGAAAATGGGGTCACATAGATTAATCATGTATGAAAATAATGCAACAAATCGGATGTGCACAGCACGTGTGTAAAATGAAAAATGGAATATGACATGAGTAAGCTTTAACAAGAGCAGACATTTCCTTAACCACTGCCTAAATTTGGTGACATTTTGAGGGATGTGACATAGTCAACTTCAAATAAAAAGGTCTAAATATTTATAGTCTTACAGGTAGGTAACGTTTATTTCTCCCCAACATCCTACTGTATGTAGAAAGACCACTTTCCACAGTGAAAGTTGCATAGAAATAAAATTGTTAATAGTAATTACTGTAACTTTTATTCACATTTCGCCAGACTGCTACCCTAGAATGTTACAAATAATTACTCAactggcattttttttcaccgAAGTATTTAGAGTAGAAAACATTGCTGTtctatcttttcttttttacacTACAGTTAACAATTGTCTAGACAAGCTTCATAATCAAAGGGATAGATGCATTGTTATCAGGTACTGTATCTCATAAACTTGTGTGATGCACTTACTCTATCCATTTAAAAACACCAATAAAGTTtatcaaaaaaataaaggacTCCCTAGCAAATGTACACTATACATTTTTCATCTACTGTAGATGTCTAATGTGGATATTACTTGGAGTAAGACTTGACGTgcaaccacccctccctacacACCCACTTTGCTGTCATAGAGTCACTAAATTTAATTGCATATAATATCTCAGAGAAATCTGCCTTATGCTCTTGTATTTGCTTTCTAGATTTCttactttttatttcatttctttCATTTTCATCGATCTCTGTCAAATTGTACATTGAATCAATCATTACAATTTTTGCTAAAACATCATCTGTCCATTCATGATATAGAGTTTGAAACATACCTAACTGAAGTACTCGATTGTTGATTTAGCTTTCTCCATTTCATGtagaaaagaataaaattGAGGAAGAGTCATTTCCATGAAGACATTCTCATGTTTGCCACCTTTGTCCACAACTAGCTTCAGCTGCAGGAATGTTTGTCCAACAACCTTCATATCATTGCTGCTTGCGGTTACCCCAAATTTCCATTCCATGTCAAGCAATTGATTGACAGTAAACGTTTGATCAACTACGGACCGGGATAATCCTACAAGACTGACTTTCCACTTCTGCTCAACTGCAGTAGCCTTTTCTTCTGATAACCCTGTTGtaatggaaaataaaataattcttTAAGTTGATAATCTAAGCCTGGGGCATATGGTGAGGATAATTTCATGCATGCAGGATTggatgagggggggggggggtacacagtcatatgtatcatatggaaaaagcatagtattagacgattccttaataagaaataacccactttttggctgccaaGGGGGGGATGCACTGGCATGTACTTTGATCACTGTCTTGTGAGGCCAAACATTCAAAGCAGGAAATAATTTTGCCTTAGTTGCTTGTGAGGCATGAGTTTGTTTGATGAACCTCTGCACCGTGAGTTTTTCTAACATACAATAGAGTAAGGGCAGCAGCTAAGCATTTATAAGCTTCCATGGGCTGTTTACAAAAGCATTTTGGTAACATGAAATGATGGTCTATCCATGCTAACAAAATGCATGTACTGTGGTATTTTAATAAATACcacatatttaaaaaaatatgttttagtTGGGAACAGTGTAGTTGTAAGACACGACTTAacttttgggggaggggactgGGGATCGGCTCATTGTTTTTATGGGGGTGAGGGTGGGAATGGACTCTTCGTTTGcataaggggaggggggaggggtcggCTTTCTGTCTTACCCATTTTCTCTATATCTTCCTTTACATGGGCTGGCGTAAGATTGCTCTTAAGAGCGCTTTTGAAAAAGCTCAATAAGCTTTTCATGATATTCTTGAGCGCGTTTGCGCTAATGCCCTGCTTCCCAGCGAAATTGGTCACTCGATTCATAAAGCGCTCCCCTTCGCGAGGAGCTGTTAGAAAATCGAAGATAATTACTAAAAGCTCACTGAACACATTATCCTCGAATTTGTTGAAGGACCTGACGTCGCTGAGGATTTGATCGTCTGGTGCAACATTGCCAAAGTGGAACGAAGAAGACATGATCGGGAGGAAAGAGCTAGTACCTGAAACCGTCAGCTAAGTCAGCGGTAGTTAGTGCTCGGCAACCAAGCCTTCTTCATCAAAATACAACATATCGTTTGGAACAAAGCATAAAAAACACATCCGAGTTTTGATTTATGAGAAAAGGTGTTTCAAATAAGTAGTTAGTCTTATGTATTTACATAGAAATGTGGTTTTGCCTTAAAGTAAAGATTTATTATAACATACACTGTTGGTGGGGTCCCTGTGTCGAAGACCAGGCTACCCAGCAAGATCGAATCTTCAAAGAAAACTCAAAGACACGTATAGTTTACTTGCCGGGATTGTCTATTTACCATGGTACTTTTAGATAATGACggcgtatgtattacctgTTATATGTCTTTAACATATATCTATTGACTCTATCGGTTTTTCGCGTTAGACTAACCCTGTAGTCCCTTGTAGTTCCTAACACAGCTGACGTACCTACTACAGAAGTCACGAACGGCTGGCTCTGTTTATATCACAGTCAAGAAGTGTAAGTACGCTAGAGCACTCCGCGATAAATATCATCTATGGTTGGTGATACCGAACTTTAATGTAAAAGTGTCGCCTTCTTGCTCTCTTGTTCAAATGGACATTGTCCAAGCATGTTTCCTCTAAACCCGTCTTGTTTAGTCGTGTTCTTAAACCCGTCTCGTTTAGTCGTGTTCTATACAAAAAGAGCTACACTTTATGCAAGAAATGCGCTTCAAGatttattataacaatataGTAAAGATTCCCAGGCATTAATATGTTTTTGTTCCGACTCAGGTTAATTTAAAATCTGTATCTTTTAAATTTGTACCCTGAGTCTATTTTCATTCAATTCAGCAATCAAGTTTTTGAGCCCATATTTAGCCCAAAGATTTGTTCACCACTGGTTGCACCTCTATTTATATATCCTACAGTACTTGCACTGTTGGTGAAATTACTGTTGAATTGCCAATGCCTGTGTATTTCAAAGAATCACTTGTCTTGCGCTGTTGTTTGGGGATAAACTTTTTAGCATGGAATAAACATAACATGAGAAGGAGTGCTTCAATTATTTGGCAAAAGATGCCTAGTCTTTCTGGCACTACATAATTAATagttagactgatgcctgtgTCCAGCAGGCATGGTGGAATTCTAAACTGGACTACTGTAACAACCAGCCCATGTTCTATGTAGAACTAATTTCTCTCCACCCACTAGATAATGGACAAACTAGGCCCAAACCCAGAGCCTCTAAGAAACATGCGAAGTTAACTTCAGTTGAACATGAAGGAGAGAGTAAATGCCTTTTTAGAGCAACAAACGGAAAGAAAAAACTCAGCACAATAGTGagtaaaaaacattttcatgcAGTTATGTTTGTGGCTATGATTTTTAGTGGGGCTGTGGTACAATGATATAGCAAGAGAGAGCAAATTTGCTTTGTTATATATGCAGTAGAGACAATTGTTATCAATTTTGTTTCCCATGTATTCTCCTGTGATCATGATCATTCTACAGAGCTTATCAAGGCCATCAAGTGTTCACTGTACAAAGTAAATTGTAAAAATGTGTATCTTTTTTTGATAACATTTCTTAGGTCAACACAAAAGATGTTAACCGCTTTCAACTGGTAAGTATAGTTACatctttattaaaatattacTTTGACCTTGTTTTTTACATGGATTTCAGCCCACTGACCGCAAACTGTCAAGTTGCCTTAGAATCTTAGATTTACCAAATAAATTTAATGATAGGAAAATAGTAAAGACATTGAGTGTATGATTTAACTGGTTTCTATTTCTTTTCCTAGGCCTACGCAAACGTACTTAAAGCTAACATGGACAATTTGAAAAAGAGAGACAAGAAGGTTGAGAAGAGTAAAGCCAATAAAGCAAAAGCTACACAATAGACAATGAATGACACAAGTCTATAAATTATTTGAAAGGTGTCATTGATAGGTGCACTTCCAAGATCTTTGTGCATTGAACATAGAGAAAGGTTTTAAGCAACAGGGACCAATTTGTAAGAATGCATATCTATCCATCGTACCACTTTCACGTTAACcacaataataattattcTCGGTTGTCCACAATATGGGGGTGCCATATGATCTATACGCAATAAATCAAATGATCTACAGTATGTGATCAAACATTCTCGAGTATTTGGCAATCCTAATTCCAGTTGTTTTGATGAGGCTTTCTGTGGTAGGTAGAAGATGTGTAGGTACTGCAAGCTCATACCAGACCCTGCGCTTCCTTACAGTTTATCTACATGCATGGGAAATCCAGTAAGAGCTGGCCTATGCTGGGATTTAGCACTTTTTTTGTCTGCAAAAAATACAATGTTTGGGTCCTCTTAGATGAATAAAAGATAATCAGACCATATCTGTTTTTATTATCTGTGATTAATGAACAAAAATAGGCGATTGAATTGTAAGaaaatgtttacaattttCCAAGGTCTTATCAGTGTTAAGGCCTGTTTTATCAGAGGCCCGAGCTCCACTCGTTTACTGTCACGCTGGTCTTGGCTGAGTGTCACGCTGGTCTTGGCTGAGTGTCACGCCGGTCTTGGCTGAGTGTCACGCAGGTCTTGGCTGTGTCATGCTGGTCTTGGCTGAGTGTCACGCTGGTCTTGGCTGAGTGTCACGCTGGTCTTGGCTGAGTGTCACGCCGGTCTTGGCTGAGTGTCACGCCGGTCTTGGCTGAGTGTCACGCCGGTCTTGGCTGAGTGTCACGCTTGTCTTGGCTGAGTTTCACGCTTGTCTTGGCTGAGTGTCACGCTGGTCTTGGCTACGAGCGCAGCTCTTTGTGAGTGAAGCTCGGAGCTCGAGCACTAGAGTAAACTAGGTGCAACATGGCGCGATCTCCCGCAATTTTTGTTGCGCGGTAACTTCTGATTATTCCGCCATATTTGTGTTTTCTGTGAACGCCCAgtatgtagatgtagatgagGTTTTAATGCTAGTGAGACATTGTTTATTCCGGATATCACAAAGACCGAATACAATATTGGCTTTATTACAAACTGATTTAGTAAAACACACTTTCTCGCTTTCTCCGCAAAGCCGCAACTACTCACAATCTTCGCGCTATAGGCCCAAGATGTATGACGTGCGTAGAATTTCTATATGCTAGCTGATTAGCGGAGACTCTCGAGATATAGCTGGTACTCTTAGCCAATTTGAATTGACATAGTGAGTACAATGTAGATAACGGTTGATATCGCCGCGAGAAAAATTGCGAGTCGTTTTACATTggctttttttaacactcGCGCGACAAAATTTTCATCCAAAATCCAGGCATGTAAACATGCCTTTGCCCAGGCATAGTGTATGAACGGTTAAAATGTCTAAAGAGGGTAAAAGCGCAACTGATTTTACTCTGTAAAAGAAGAAAGATATATAACTTTAATTTTCAGTGAATTTTAAGGATCTATGTTACGTTGATTCCctcaatgtatttttttattgaccaatctattttgtttttactaTTTACAATCGGGTCATACAATAATATTCAACTCTTTGCTATTCAATAAACATATCCTTATATAACTGTGATGCTTCTGGggtttaattttgttttgttagtaaACCATGAAAATATTTATATCTAAACTGTCTGCTAACAGCGAAACCACAGGTAGTCCACAAGCTGCCACCAtatagcacaggtagcccaagcatGATCACAGGAAGACCGTATCCTCGGACTGCAGGCTAATACCTATCCGTTGTGGTACATGACTCGTCCTAGTCCCTGCGCATTGTGGCTGCCAAATGTTTCCAGCTCAGTGCTTAGTGGCAGGCACTTCCTGCCGTTTTTACCATCTACAAACGTGATATGGTTGACATACCTGCGAAATAGTAACACTGTTTAGTATTGGATGGTGCGTTAGTGTGCACGTTTGATCTAGGTCATAAGCATCAACTTCTCCTTCGCGTTTATTAGATCGATATAACAGTCATTACTGGAACTTGATTCGGGCAAGTTTAGTCATAAGTGCTGTGTTTGTGATACCTACTTGGTAAAAAAGGGGTGTATATGAAGTAGATCGTGGTGCCAGTGTATTGTGATATGTTAAAAAAGGGAATGCGAAGTCGTTCCGGTGTGTTATCGCcattgtgttgtgtttattgtatACACACTTGTCTAAGAAGTGTATGCGAAGTCGTTCCGGTGTGTTATCGCcattgtgttgtgtttattgtatACACACTTGTCTAAGAAGTGTATGCGAAGTCGTTCCGGTGTTTTATCGCcattgtgttgtgtttattgtatACACACTTGTCTAAGAAGTGTATGCGAAGTCGTTCCGGTGTGTTATCGCcattgtgttgtgtttattgtatACACACTTGTCTAAGAAGTGTATGCGAAGTCGTTCCGGTGTTTTATCGCCattgtgttgtgttttttgtataCACACTTGTCTAAGAAGTGTATGCGAAGTCGTTCCGGTGTTTTATCGCcattgtgttgtgtttattgtatACATACTTGTCTAACAAGTGTATGCGAAGTCGTTCCGGTGTTTTATAGCcattgtgttgtgtttattgtatACATACTTGTCTAAGAAGTGTATGCGAAGTCGTTCCGGTGTTTTATCGCcattgtgttgtgtttattgtatACACACTTGTCTAAGAAGTTTTGCGAAGTCGTTACGGGTGTGTTAACGACAGTGTGTCGTGTTTTTAGTATACCTACTTGTCTAAGAAGTGTATGTGGACTCGATCCGGGTGTTTCCTCGCCAGCTTAGTCCATTCTGTGCTGAGTGCGTGTTTCCAGGAATACAGCTCAACATGCCAGCCTCGATCTAGTGCCATCGTAGCGCATCCTGGGAAACTCGTCGCATTCTCGGACTTTCCTGTGGTACCATCACCCGTGGCTAGTACCAGGACCCGTGGGCTCAACTCGCAAATGGCCTGAGGATATCATGTCAGGTGATTTTACAATTTGCCATTAAAAAGTGGAGTGAaactagggggaggggggggggttcagagACACATTTACCTTGTAAATACAGAGATGTAGTCCTTCGTCCACCCGCTGCTCGTTTTTTCCTCTCCTCTCTTCTAAATCCACGATGTAACCCAAGTGCCTGCAATAGTGACAGGAATGCGAAATTTAAGAAGGATCACCGTATGGACCCAGAAATCACAAGAAACAAGTACAATCCGACGATTATAGTCCTCCGAGAGCAAATTATAGGCTCGTCTCTCTAAAATTTCTACACCTTTGCTACATTTGTCCATCCCAAAACATACTAAACTGGTAATTTCCCTAAAAGGAATGATTGAAAGACAAAACCGCTTTTGTAACTAGTTGCATAGCAAGCATACTAATATTCATGTTAGTCGTACCTATACACCTCCCACACGTGTTCGGTCGCGGGGGGACTGGAGCCGCAAACGAAACATCTGTCCTTCGGTCTTCCCCTCTCGAGTATTCGCACTAGGTTTTGCAATTTGACTCGCACGTGTCGCTTTTTGTCCCCGACGTTTACTGTACTTGCGCACTCCTGGGCTCCAATATATATATTGCTGTTGTCTATGACACAGACGATGCCCTGCTGGTCTCCAGGGTACTCCCTGTAGGTCTCTACATCAACCTGGTCCCCAGGGTACCCCCTGTCGTCGATGCCATGCTGGACCCAAGTGAGCCCCCTATCAGTATGGATGCCATGCTGATCCCCAGGGTACCCCCTGTCGGTGGATCCATGTGAGACGCTGCTTATTTTCGTGTCTTCAGTTCTCTCTTGTCCATGGCACGAACTATGAGCACCTTTACGGATTCTGTCAGCGGCCTCTCCAGCCTCGTATTCTTCACTATGTCTCAGCTCGTCGAAACTCGCTAAATAGTTGTCTAAATCGGAGTTGAGGCAGAGTAGTGACATTTTAGTATCCCCACTGAATACACTCCCTGGATTGTCAAAATGCTCCGAACTAGTGTCTCTACTCGAGAGTTCAGTGGTACTCAAGTTCTTCGACGATGAAGCATCAGGTAAGGCTGTTACGTGACTTGACCCTTGTGCACAAATAAAAGTACCACCAGCGGATATGTTCCTAAGGTGATGTGTTTGCTCAGTCTGTCCGCTTCTGACGGTGCAACTGTTGCTGATTATCTTGACCTCAATGTTACTGTAAGACCGGTCTCTTCTTAGACTCTTCTGATCGCAGTCCCCGTCGTCTGGTATGCTTGCTGGCGCATCGCTTATAGAGAGTAGAAATTGCTGGCCATCGTCGTCCATCTTAGtgacagaaacattaaaaggAAGGCGATCCTCTGCTCCATCGGTTATAACGCAATAGCCATCAGTAGCCACGGACGCTTGTACCGCCGTATGGTTGGGAGTGTGTCGTGACGAATCCAACACGTAGTCCGATACTCCATTCATTGTGTCATGCAGCTTGGTTGTGGTGTCACTAAATGGGGCGAGATCAGGAAAGCCGTATACGGAAGGTTCGACATTATAAGTGTATTGTTCTTCGAATGGGGGGGCACTTATCCATGTGTCGTTGCACTGAAGATATCTATTAAAGGAATTATTACAAGACATGGTGAATCATAGTTATGTTGGTAAGCATCTCGAGCCATAGCCAGCACCAGTACACCCACCAGTACCTACCTCCATACTAGAGCCATAGCGACCACCAGTACACCCACCAATACCTACCTCCATACTAGAGCCATAGCGACCACCAGTACACCCACCAGTACCTACCTCCATACTAGAGCCATAGCGACCACCAGTACACCCACCAATACCTACCTCCATACTAGAGCCATAGCGACCACCAGTACACCCACCAATACCTACCTCCATACTAGAGCCATAGCGACCACCAGTACACCCACCAGTACGCCACTAATGAACATGTACGTAGGCACTAGCATCACCTTGAACACGGACGCGCTCGACTGGATTGTCGTGCGATTATCTCCTGGAATGAAATTATTCGGACGAATGAATGGCCtatgtctttaaaaaataaaaaggattAGCTTTTTAGGAAGCTTACTGTTTGGTAAGGTCTTCACAAGGAGGGGTCGAGAGAAAAGCGAGCACGAGGCTCCGGGAAGGAACCCGCACGCGCGCAGCTTGATCTCGTAAGCTGTCCAAGGTTTGAGGCGCTTAGCCACATACATCACATCGATTCCTAGAACGCAGCAATATTAACAGGTTAACGACGTTAAAGTAAACAGTAtataatacatataatcaTACATTGCATCGATACTAGAAGACTTGgtaagggaagggtcattatttaacggGGGAATagggctgctatgtttgggGGACGGGTTGCGATTTTTTAGCATctatttgggggagggcctcAAATGTTGATACAGGGTTTAGGGGAGGGCCTTATTTTTTTGAACAGGTATTTTGATCAATTTCCGAGCGTCCTAAAAGTctggaatttcaaaatttttctgGGGAGAGCATGGTGGTGTTTTAGGCCTGCTCCGCCGCCCCTTCATTGGCATGCCTTAGTCAGTGCCCCCGTCACAAACAACAATTTGGCATGCGGGGGAGGGGGCGGTCTCTGTCCCCCCACAATTTGAATTGGATACGGCGACAGTCAGGCCATTTTTTTGGCTAAGAAATTATAAAGCATATATTTGTGGCAGTGCCCAACCCCCTTTTCGTTTGTACTGCACAGGTTTCTCGTCATTACAATTGTgggtgtttattacatttgtgggatCTTTGGGGGAGGGTCGAAATATTTAAACCAGAAAAAATCCAACTTAGCAGccctccctacccccccccccccccttccgataaataatgacctttcCCTGTTCGCCTCATACTGGCTATGGCCCTGAGATTATAACTCAAACTGACTTTATCGCAAGATCGTGATTGGGGCAAGTCCCCCgttgtttttacattttcacttcgtaacaaaaaaaagcagAATAAGGTATCTATAATGCCTTTTTTTAGTCTTATTCGCTTATGCTTTAAACCTTCATATCCGAAAGTGGAATTTCGACCTTAGTATGGGCCTGATAAAAGAAGACGTTCTCTTACCCG
The sequence above is a segment of the Nematostella vectensis chromosome 2, jaNemVect1.1, whole genome shotgun sequence genome. Coding sequences within it:
- the LOC5508943 gene encoding signal recognition particle 14 kDa protein, yielding MVLLDNDGFLTQLTYLLQKSRTAGSVYITVKKYNGQTRPKPRASKKHAKLTSVEHEGESKCLFRATNGKKKLSTIVNTKDVNRFQLAYANVLKANMDNLKKRDKKVEKSKANKAKATQ
- the LOC5508924 gene encoding uncharacterized protein LOC5508924 isoform X2 — protein: MNWCRVRSNNVEIDHYELFIDNELEYSGIDVMYVAKRLKPWTAYEIKLRACGFLPGASCSLFSRPLLVKTLPNRDNRTTIQSSASVFKVMLVPTYMFISGVLVGVLVVAMALVWRYLQCNDTWISAPPFEEQYTYNVEPSVYGFPDLAPFSDTTTKLHDTMNGVSDYVLDSSRHTPNHTAVQASVATDGYCVITDGAEDRLPFNVSVTKMDDDGQQFLLSISDAPASIPDDGDCDQKSLRRDRSYSNIEVKIISNSCTVRSGQTEQTHHLRNISAGGTFICAQGSSHVTALPDASSSKNLSTTELSSRDTSSEHFDNPGSVFSGDTKMSLLCLNSDLDNYLASFDELRHSEEYEAGEAADRIRKGAHSSCHGQERTEDTKISSVSHGSTDRGYPGDQHGIHTDRGLTWVQHGIDDRGYPGDQVDVETYREYPGDQQGIVCVIDNSNIYIGAQECASTVNVGDKKRHVRVKLQNLVRILERGRPKDRCFVCGSSPPATEHVWEVYRHLGYIVDLEERRGKNEQRVDEGLHLCIYKAICELSPRVLVLATGDGTTGKSENATSFPGCATMALDRGWHVELYSWKHALSTEWTKLARKHPDRVHIHFLDKYVNHITFVDGKNGRKCLPLSTELETFGSHNAQGLGRVMYHNG
- the LOC5508923 gene encoding COMM domain-containing protein 7 produces the protein MSSSFHFGNVAPDDQILSDVRSFNKFEDNVFSELLVIIFDFLTAPREGERFMNRVTNFAGKQGISANALKNIMKSLLSFFKSALKSNLTPAHVKEDIEKMGLSEEKATAVEQKWKVSLVGLSRSVVDQTFTVNQLLDMEWKFGVTASSNDMKVVGQTFLQLKLVVDKGGKHENVFMEMTLPQFYSFLHEMEKAKSTIEYFS
- the LOC5508924 gene encoding uncharacterized protein LOC5508924 isoform X1, encoding MNGKLAMITLAFGTLWLLLCTAQSRRVISPERPVVPNVTVTGPSEIKMNWCRVRSNNVEIDHYELFIDNELEYSGIDVMYVAKRLKPWTAYEIKLRACGFLPGASCSLFSRPLLVKTLPNRDNRTTIQSSASVFKVMLVPTYMFISGVLVGVLVVAMALVWRYLQCNDTWISAPPFEEQYTYNVEPSVYGFPDLAPFSDTTTKLHDTMNGVSDYVLDSSRHTPNHTAVQASVATDGYCVITDGAEDRLPFNVSVTKMDDDGQQFLLSISDAPASIPDDGDCDQKSLRRDRSYSNIEVKIISNSCTVRSGQTEQTHHLRNISAGGTFICAQGSSHVTALPDASSSKNLSTTELSSRDTSSEHFDNPGSVFSGDTKMSLLCLNSDLDNYLASFDELRHSEEYEAGEAADRIRKGAHSSCHGQERTEDTKISSVSHGSTDRGYPGDQHGIHTDRGLTWVQHGIDDRGYPGDQVDVETYREYPGDQQGIVCVIDNSNIYIGAQECASTVNVGDKKRHVRVKLQNLVRILERGRPKDRCFVCGSSPPATEHVWEVYRHLGYIVDLEERRGKNEQRVDEGLHLCIYKAICELSPRVLVLATGDGTTGKSENATSFPGCATMALDRGWHVELYSWKHALSTEWTKLARKHPDRVHIHFLDKYVNHITFVDGKNGRKCLPLSTELETFGSHNAQGLGRVMYHNG